GACTTAAACAGGAGAATGGCAACCTGGCCCAGGTAGAAGTAGATGAAGTGCTTTGTCTCATGCGTCACGTAGCTGCCAAAGTTCCTCCCCACGATGCAGTGCCAAGTGGGATTGTACTTCTTGTCAAACTCCTGAAAAGGAACAACACCCCAGTTGGAGCAGGGACCTGAGAGCAGGGAGCAGGCACACCTCGGGCTGGAGGCGGGCTGCCCGTATCATTATGCCCATTCCAAGAGGAGGGGATTTTAGGAATGTTCCTTGGCTCCAAGGCGCCTACACACTTGCATTCATGCAAACATACTTGCAGTCTGAGCTCAGCTGCAAAATGGGAGGGTGCGTGGGGGAGAATCAGGCAAGTCAACATGTCAGCAAGGGACAGGGGAGGACTTTTCTGCTCCAGGATCTACATTTTCCTAAACGGTTCCCTCtctgatcccaggcaagtcagtCAGCAGGAACGGGGAACTACTAGGAGTGACTTGTTGGAGTCCAGACAGTACCTTCCTGTAGCAAGCAGAGCAGATGGGGTGGTGGTCCattatcctttcctttccccagcTCATTATACTACTTAAACACTTCTCAGGCTTAAATAAAGGTGACacccaagaagacctgaattggTGACATTTACAGCTGCTACCAACTCCGTCGTTAGAGCAAAGTATGCTTCAAAACATACTAGACTAGGTAATCAAAGGGTTGCTGGGAGGCTTGAGACTGAATGTTTATAAAATGTGTATTTGCACTTTGGCACACCAAAGTAGctaatatttcttttaagaaatctagcattcccttttttcttttttaacaagaGAATAATACTTAGCATTATATAGTTCACTTGAAGGTCTCACAAAGAACCCAGTAAATATTAACTCATTGGGCCTTTAAGTCAATTgccttttacagaggaagaaacaagcACAAAGGATGAGGTGAGGACtatgcccaggatcacccagctagttgTCTCAGGCAGGTTTTGAACTCGGGTCTAACTACCAATCACTGCATCTGGAAGCAGAAGCTTTGATGCCCAAAGCGTTGAAAAgtcagttttaaaaattcaaccaCCAAAAAGGAAGCTCTATAATTTGTTAACTGTGTAGGCCATGGACTAAGCCCCttaacattaaaatttatttcaagCTTTTAAGTTTTCTAGTGTGTAAAATTGGGTAATAATGCTAGCATTACTTACCTCACAAGCCTCTGAGATAAAGCACTAATGCACATGTTGCAAACTTTAATACAAATGCCCCATCATGTATATTTAACTCTACACTCACACTAAATTGGTTTGCAAAAGAATCCCTTCTGAACAGCCAACTCTGACCAGCTCACTTCTCTGGCCCCTCACAGAGCTTAAGGGTAATTTTGAGGGGGTGACACCCATGGGTCAATTCTAAATCCTAAAAGTGGGTGGTCTTAGGTCCCTAGTTACACTGCTGAAGGGGGCTCATTCACAGTAACCTggtttttctctgtttccttttccaattaCAAGCTGTTCTTGCATGAGAGTCCATACAGGCTACAATTATGGTGTTTATCAGAATGGGTCTGATTTTTGTTCTAACATCTTTTATCTCAAGTCTCTTCTGAACCCTCCTCCCACTGCTGAGGCTGCCAGCTTCCTTGCCTTCAAGCCTGAAAGTTTGGCAGTTTTACTAGGTTTTTACAGACTGCCATCAGCAatgccaccaccaccccccaagaaaagagggaaaaaaaaatcacccaacCACCACCCACTTTCTCTTAAACCATGCAGAGCAGGCTAATTCTCCCCATTGGAGAGCTGACAAGATTTCCCTAGGGTTCTGTTGGAAACACCCACACAGTTTTTCCTAACAGATCTCACAGATGGGTCTGCAATGCGAGAAGAAAGAGGAGACCACTTGGTCCCGAACCTAGAAACAGTTGCTAGGTGGCATTTGATGGTGTTGTGTTGAAAGACCATGTCACTAATGTTCTTTACAGAATTCACATGGCCAGCCACCACCTCTCATTGGATTCTTGCAGCCTAGAAACTTCTCAGAGCTCCCAACTGGCACACCCAGGTAAGGAAAGTCCCCCCACTAGCCTCGCATtcacaaaaagagaaaatagctCTACTTTTAGCAGCAATTTGTGAGGTATGAAAAAACTTGAGGCACAATGGCTTTCCCAGCTAGCTGAGCACAACAGGAGGATGCCCAGTCAGCCACTGACTCCCTGTAAGGCTTAGGCAAGtcaggactcagtttccccatttgtaagaGGGGAGAGTGGAGCTAGATGCCATAGGAAgcccccctcccctcaccctgGTCCCTCCCGCTCACCTTCTTGATATGGGCTGCTATGTCCTTCTCTATGTTGTACTTCTCCAGGGCCTGGGTGGCACACTCCACGGAGTCCTGCTGCATCTCCTCCGACATGTCCGCATTTTTGATCACGGCCTTGCGGTCACACATGGTTacctggggagggggagaaaggaagcagggaaggaaggggaacGAGAAGGGGCAATAACATCAGGCTGGTCCTTGTAGCTCTAAAACAGAGGCCTCCCCAACCCCTGGGTACACAAATGGAgcgggaagggaagggggaggggagaggagggcggtagcccctgccctcaggaacGTTCCAGGCTACTGGGGGATGTCTCGCTCGCTCAGAGTTCCAAAGGCTCTGAGGATTTGTCCCCTGACTGCGCCACAAGGCGGCAACTCGGCCAGGGTTTGGGTTCGGTCTCCTCGAAACCCCAGCCCCTCCCGGGACCCTGGCCCCAGCTCTCAACGTTACTGCAAAGAAGCAGACCCTCTCAGTGTCCCCATCTGCTGAAAGGGGGTGGGGAAACAAATACAAACTCTGGCGCCCCTCCCTCTCCCGTCCTGGTTCTCCATAGCCAAAAAACGGAGCGAAAGAAAAAATTGGACTAACAAACTTAGGCGCCCCCTGCCCCTCTACTCGCcgagtttccccatctgcaaaaaaTACGAGGGGTGAAATTCGACTAGAAACATCTGCCAGCTTTGCTGGCGCCACCCCCACCCCGgtcctcggtttccccatctgcaaaaaaGGGCATGAGAAATTCGGCTAGAGAATTAACAGCTCGGCCCctgccctcagtttccccacctgcaAGAGTGGGGGGCGGGGAAAAGCAAACTAGAAGCatcttccccgccccccccccccgttcgCTCCCCGGCCTTAGGCTCGTGCCCAGGTCCGCTACGTCCCGCCTAGGAACTCGGGCGCGGCGGCCCAGCTCAACCCCTCCCCCgctcgggcctcagtttcccccctacCCTGAACTGCTAGGGCTGGAACGCCAGGAGCCGCCCCGCTCAGCAGCACGCGCGCGGAACGAGCCCGGGAAGGGGAGCTCAGAGCCCGGCAGGGGGGAGGGGCGAGCGCCCGGCGGCCTCGCCGCGCGCCCTGCCCGGGCCCGGGGCACGCGCCACGGACCGCCTCGCGCCCACCCTGCCCAGCTCCCGGGCCCCGTGAGGCTCGACGCGTCCTCCCCGCCTCCCCAAGATTCGCTCGCCCTGCAAAGGGGGTGGCATGAGCGGTTCCTCACCGCGGGTCGGGGGTGCTGGAGGCTGCGACGGGTCCCGGAGGGAGGGGGCGGCGGCGGCGCGGCTCAGGCACTCCGTCCGACCTGGCAGGTGCTTTCACTGCCTAAGCCGTTGCGCATCTAAGGCACCCCACGCCAGATGCCGCCGCCTAGTGCCCGGCCCCGCCCCCCGCTCGCCGCCCGCCCCGCCCCTGTGCTGCACGCCGATTGGTCCGTCCCAGCGTCCTGCACGCCTCTCATTGGTGAAAGACCTCAATGGTTCCCGCAGGCTCCTTCGCCCGCATTTTGTTGCAGACCATAATGCACCGCTGATGGCGTCGGTTGCCACGGCGACGGTCTGGGGAGTGGGCCCCTCCTCTCACTTTTCTCGCTGCACGAGGTTTGGAGTTTCTGGGAAGCGTTTCACAGTAGGGGGCTTCCTGGGCGGGAGCTTTCCCAGGGAGGCGGACCGAGGGGCAAACTCCAGGAATTTAAGAAAGAGAAGGTTCTTCAGGGCCATGGGGTGGCTGCCAGGGGCACATGACGCAGTCAGAAAGCTTGGGCGCCCTCCTTAGAATTGGGGGAGTAACTGGGCGCCGAATAGAACATAGACTGTAGAAGGTAGTGGAATACGAATAGAATATAGACCCAGAGAGTTCTGAGTCTTGGAGGGCCGTGAGCCCTAGCATTTTACAAAcggagaaacagaggcaaagaactTCACGGGACCATAAGGTTCATTGGAAGGGCGCAGCCTTTTATTTCACCGACTGGAAAACTGAGCCGACCAAGTCTATAGAATTTAGAAGGGCCAGTATTAGCCCAACCtgctacagataaggaaactgagtcccagagtgGGAACTGAGTTGCTCaagtacataatttttttaaaaccctcaccttctcgattagaatcaatattgtcatTGGGTCCAAGGCgtgagagaggtaagggctaggcaatgggggttaagtgacttggtcaggatcacacggctaggaagCCCGGGGAGTCTGAATtggaacctagaacttcccatctctaccacttacataattttaaaaagctaattaatATAAGGATGCCTAAAAACAAGCTAGCCTAACCTCCTTTTACTTAAAAAGtcaactgaggcctagagagagggaAACTGGGTTGCCCAAATCCATAAAGGGTTTGGAGCTGAAGATACGACTAATAATGATCACTGAGCTTAAACACCACCACTACCACTCCAGTTTTAAAGATAACCCTTGTCCAAGTCCAtaatctttttcttaaaaatcccttaccttctttaTTAGCATTAGTTCTGATAGAAAATCAGcaaggggttaagggacttgcctagggtcacacagcttggaagtgtctgaggtcaaatttgaaccccaatcctcctaactccagacctagtgatctatccactgtgctatctataTAGCTGCACCCCaaatccataattttttaaagctagaaggagtaatttttaaaaaagcaaatctaattctctcattttacagataggcaAATTGAGGccctagaaaaggaaactgagttgcCCAAGTccataattaaaaaacaacaacaacaaaacacttagcttcctcttagaatcatactttccaaggaagaagaacagtaagagctaggcaattggaattaagtgacttgcccagggtcacactgctagaaagtgtctgagaccaaatttgaactcaagacctcctgtttctaggcccggctctcaatctagggagcaacctagctgccaccacaccCCACACCAAttccatacttttttttaaaaccagaaaAGTGCCTAAAGATGATCTAtcccaacaccctcattttactgatagggaaactgaggccaagagaggggaAATGAGTTACCTGGCTTCCATATTGGTTAATAAAAATCACTGAGCCTAACCCCACTTATTTACAgattggaaagagaaaaatgtacttgcccagagtcacacaggtttAGCTCAGGAGGAAGTCTCTGTCTCTGAAAGTAATGGGAAGCCGTCCTGAGTTAAGGGTGTCTCCCAGGACTGAGGGAGACTCCCTCTGGTTTGAGGATCTAGCACAGGCTGGCCTTTTTATATAATGCTTCACAATTTACAAGGCTTtctttcctcacaacagctctgtgagGTAGGCAGTGTAAATGCCAAATTTATTATATCCCTATAATATAGGTGAGAGAAAAGGGTTTTGCCCACACAGAGTTGATATTCTCCCTGTCATGGTGTAAACTCTCAGTTTACTGAATGTTCTTTTCACTAAACCCCACAGCCCTTTTCTTCAGAGATAATTACaaataaaaggaaggaggaaaaataaaatttagaaagacAGCGACCTTCCGCAGATAATAAATCTAAAAAGATTATTTATTATGgctgacctgggttcaaatctcatgtGTGACACAGATTAGTTCCATGAACCTGGAGAGAAGTGATCAACCTCTCTAAGCTCCCAGGCAGCTCCCTGAGAGATTATATATGGGTAGGGGGATTGTCCACTCCTAGGAGTATACCAATGAACTCGTGGTCCGGGCCCCATGGCTACTCTAGCAGGGAGCAGCTAAGAGAAATGTGCAGAATGAAGTAATGGGAAAGAGAAGGTCTGCGTGCCCCCAGAATTCACAGCAATATGATGCCGCTAGTTCTTCACCCAAGTTTATGCCATCAAAAGAGCCCTTTAAGTCCCAGTAAAAATCCTggcttttacaggaagccttcttccctctttgtccTTGTCTATAAATGCTTTTGTCTATATGTGTTTGCTCGTTgtctctctcccattagattgaaAGTTCCTTGTAGGCAAATTCTCTTGGCCCTTTTTGCATCCCCAGCTGTTTAGCATGATCCCCAgtatagagtaggtgcttaataattgtttattgatcgacttggagtcagaggacctagactTGAGTCCCTACCTCCAGGCTTACTAGTGAGGAGCCAGGATGCGGGTGCCTCTCTCCATCTGGGGCCCTGCTGGGGTCAAAACAGAGCTCACAGTGATGCTTTCTGCTCGCTCGCTCGCGCTCCCTCATGGGGTCCTCAGGAAGAAAGAACTTGAATTCATTTCAGCCAGCAGGATTCATTCACTGTTGCACCTAAGCCTCTCTGCTCTGTCGGCAGTAGGGACAGGAACAGTAAAAAGGATCATGCCACGCTCTCCCAACACCCCGAGGACCCAGATTCGCAAAGGAGGAAGGAGGCCGGATCCCAGGAAAGAGCAGCAGGGAATGAAGGGAAGGCTTCCTAACTAAGGCCCCATGAAGTCTCACCGCGTCCAGGGCATGAGATGGAGCGGCCCTGCCCGGGCTACAGCGTTCTGCAAGGGAGGGATGAGGGTGCAAGGGCACCAGGGGTGCTGGGGCGGGGGACGAGGGGCTGCCGAGAAGTCCATCTAGAGCTACCCTCCCCTCTGCGCTAGGGAAGACTACTACTGCGACTGTGACGACTACTCTTCACTGCTACGAGTACCACTTTTTCCACTACTACTGCCACCACCGGTCTCACCAGGGCTCTAAGGAGCTGTCGCATGGGCAGCAGCCACACTGCAGTAAACCAGGTTGAAGATAACCAacaacccatcagtgagttacaGTGCCTACCCCAAGGGTGGAAGACTTCCTCCGGCGGAATGGCAGCTGAGAACAATTTCTTCCATCAGCCATGAAGGCGGTTGAAGCAGGTCAGACATCTAAGACGCCAAGGTCCCCCGCCACATCCCGAGCCATTCCCAGGTGTCCCGACCTTTGTCCTGCCGCCGGACTTAGAGGACTCTGGAAGACtgtaactctgcctcacaaatccaatttatgctcaaGTCAAAGGACATCACCCAGTGATGCCATGGATCTTCGAAAACAAAGGATGTGGGCAGCggggaggctcagtggatggagcgtCAGGTTtggagacgggagatcctgggttcaaatctagcctcagacacttcccagctgtgtgaccctgggcaagtcacttgagccccattgcctaaccctgaccactcttctgccttggaaaccagtacacagtattgagtcgaaggtggaaagtaagggtctaaaaagtcaacaacaacaaaaagccaacaaaaaacaaaggatgaacagcAGTGGATGGCAGATCCCCACGTGTGGTGTCTAGAAGATGGACAAACAAcaactactattattactactaccagGACCACTTCTCTACCTCATGTCCCTGCAGTTCCACATTCTTAGTAGCCCATCACTCCGCTCAAGAATCAGAATGTTCTCCAACATACCCAAGAACACCAAAAGAATTCTGCAATAGAATGGTCCCAGAGAACTCAGCCTAAAGGAGAGTATGTGGCACAGTTTTAACCAGAAGTCAACTGTGGATTCACATGTTCTAGCCCCGACCCAGAATCACGAGAAGGGATCCTCCAGACAGAGCCCAACTTCTTcctttttacagaggaaggaacGGAGGCCGTCAGGAAGGAACCTCAAGATCATGCAAGGGCAGTAAGCGATCAAGGCAGTATTCGAATCCAGATCTTCTAGCGCCAAACCCAGGGCTTTTTTGCACAGCAC
This sequence is a window from Monodelphis domestica isolate mMonDom1 chromosome 3, mMonDom1.pri, whole genome shotgun sequence. Protein-coding genes within it:
- the DYNLL1 gene encoding dynein light chain 1, cytoplasmic, giving the protein MCDRKAVIKNADMSEEMQQDSVECATQALEKYNIEKDIAAHIKKEFDKKYNPTWHCIVGRNFGSYVTHETKHFIYFYLGQVAILLFKSG